Within the uncultured Draconibacterium sp. genome, the region ATTTGCGTACTACTCATATTATTGGGTTTTTGTTTTTATGCTTAATAAAATCTAACCGGAAACCGAGAGGCACGCATTCAAAACAATTATCTGATGTTAGTACGGAACGAGAAAATTATTTTATTTACGAACCAGACTTCAATTCCCGAAAGCCTAACTATTAAAAATGATTATGGCAGGTCTTCTGGCTTGTCCTGTTCTGAATGCCTTCCCACCCGTTAACCGACGGACAGTGGCAGTTGAATATCAGACATTAATGGACGTACAGCTGCGGGTACAGCTCCTGATTTTAACAGGATTCCCTTTTCATATCAGGTAGTGTTGCTACGCGATAAACCAATAATCGAAACAAGTTTAGTGTTTTTATGTATACAATGTAATTCAGAGTTTTAAACAAACCGATCAATAAAAAGAGTAAAAGGCTTATGTTTTAAATACTTCTGTAGTGTTAATAATTGCGTAAATTGAAAGGGCTTTATGATATTTTTCTTTTTCATTGGCACTAAAAGTCGTTCGAAAAAATGTGTTTAATGAAATAAAGAAAATTCTTGAAGTTGACTATCCCCGTGGCAGAGCCAAGGGGTATTACGCCAACTTCATTTCAGCTAAATCGCTGAAAATCGAATTTCCTTTATTTCACCCCTCTGTCAGTCATAAAGACTGACATCACCCCTCTGCAGGGGAGAAAAAGCGGAACCCCGTGGCAAAGCCTCGGGGAATTATTCAGATTAAAAAAGATAGTTGAACGAATTTTATTTTATAAAAGTGTCGAATCAAAACGACAAAAAATGATTATATTTGTCGAATCAAAACGACAAGATGGGAATATTATTCGAATTTCAAGAGAATATTCTGCGGAATGTAAAGAATGAGTTTAGACGATATCTGCATGAACGAATAAACTGGAATCAAAGAATGATTGCAATTAAAGGTCCACGTGGTGCGGGAAAAACCACCCTGATGTTGCAACATGTAAAATATGATTTGGGATTACCGGAAACAGCGTTATACATAACTGCAGATCACACCTGGTTTTACAATCATACATTACTGGAGACTGCAAATGATTGGTACAAACAAGGAGGGAAACTTCTTGTTATTGATGAAGTTCACAAGTATAAAAACTGGTCAGTCGAATTAAAAAATATCTATGATGGCTTGCCTGAACTGAAAATAATTTTTTCAGCTTCTTCGGCTTTGGATATATACCGGGGTGAAGCAGATTTAAGCAGAAGAGTTGTAAGTTATATGTTGGCAGGCTTATCATTTCGGGAGTATTTACAATTTTCTCATAAAGTCAATTTTGATCCGGTTACAATTGATGATATCTCTACGAATCACCGTAATCTTAGTCGTAAAATAAATGAAGAGCTGAGACCACTACCGGCATTCCGAAAATATACGGAGGTGGGTTATCTGCCCATCTTTATTGAAGGGGAAGATTCCTATTTGTTGAAACTGAATCAAGTAATAAATACAATTGTAGATACTGATCTGGCCTATATTGCTGCTTATAATTCGGGTACGGCCAACAAAGTAAAAAAATTGCTGGCAGTAATTGCTGAATCCGTACCATTTAAACCGAATATCGCTGCTCTGTCAAGGAAACTGGATTTGAGTCGTGACAGTGTTTATCAATACATCTACCAGCTTGCCGATGCGCGTTTGTTAAATACCTTAAGTTCTGAAGGAAAAGGTGTTTCAACTTTGCAGAAACCAGATAAAATATATCTTGAAAATACGAACCTGGCATATGCTTTAAGGAGTAACCCAGATATAGGAAATGTTCGTGAAACGTTTGTATTTAACCAGTTACATAATGCCGGACTTCAAGTATATTCACCAAAAGCCGGTGATTTTGTTTTCGACGGTTATACTTTGGAGATAGGAGGGAAGAATAAAACCACAACGCAGGTGAAACATTTGGATAATTACCTGATTGTATCTGATGATATTGAGGTTGGAACAGGTAATAAAGTTCCCATCTGGTTGTTTGGTTTTTTATACTAAAACCGATTGGGGAGTAGATCATTTTCTACCCCGGAAAAAAGGGCCTGATATCGAAAAGAATATCAAGCCCTATTTATTCCTATAAAAATGATAAGATTTACTCTCCCTTCGCTTTTTCAAAAAAGTGATGAAAGAATACACTTTGAAAAGCAATTGAGTTTTGCCAGTATTCCCAGGTATGTCCTCCGGGTCTGGTAGTAAAATCGTGTGGAATATTTCGTTCAAGGAGTTTTTCGTGTAGGCTGCAATTTACGCCGTAAAAGAAATCGCTTACACCACAATCAATTGTAATTTGAAGCGATCCGGGCGTAAGTTTATAAACAAGATTGATAACGGTGTTTTCTTCCCAGTTTTCTTTGTTTTCAGCGTAATTGCCCAGTCTTTTCGAAATATCCCAGTT harbors:
- a CDS encoding AAA family ATPase, producing the protein MIAIKGPRGAGKTTLMLQHVKYDLGLPETALYITADHTWFYNHTLLETANDWYKQGGKLLVIDEVHKYKNWSVELKNIYDGLPELKIIFSASSALDIYRGEADLSRRVVSYMLAGLSFREYLQFSHKVNFDPVTIDDISTNHRNLSRKINEELRPLPAFRKYTEVGYLPIFIEGEDSYLLKLNQVINTIVDTDLAYIAAYNSGTANKVKKLLAVIAESVPFKPNIAALSRKLDLSRDSVYQYIYQLADARLLNTLSSEGKGVSTLQKPDKIYLENTNLAYALRSNPDIGNVRETFVFNQLHNAGLQVYSPKAGDFVFDGYTLEIGGKNKTTTQVKHLDNYLIVSDDIEVGTGNKVPIWLFGFLY